A single genomic interval of Fibrobacter sp. UWB13 harbors:
- a CDS encoding PolC-type DNA polymerase III: MLKFAVVDLETTGGHGEDNRIMEIGIALMDGSEIVETYHALVDPGKPITPFVRELTGITDEMVSGQPQFGVIAEHVAALLQDRIFVAHNVQFDCKYMTAELKRCCIKFNPARLCTVKLSRRVFPGQPSYSLHKLTESLGLPDFNHHRALDDTLAAAAILRSALEKVGEAGVMKNVVNISVAKKQAFSK; this comes from the coding sequence TTGCTAAAATTTGCGGTAGTCGATCTCGAAACGACCGGCGGACATGGTGAAGATAATCGAATAATGGAAATCGGAATCGCCCTGATGGACGGTTCCGAAATTGTTGAAACGTACCACGCGCTTGTAGACCCAGGAAAGCCGATAACGCCGTTTGTGCGAGAGCTTACGGGCATCACCGACGAGATGGTTAGTGGACAACCGCAATTTGGCGTGATTGCTGAGCATGTGGCTGCTTTATTGCAAGACCGCATTTTTGTAGCGCACAACGTTCAGTTCGACTGCAAGTACATGACTGCGGAACTGAAACGCTGTTGCATTAAGTTCAATCCTGCGAGACTTTGTACGGTAAAGCTTTCGCGGCGTGTGTTCCCGGGGCAACCGAGCTATAGTTTGCACAAACTCACGGAATCACTGGGACTCCCGGATTTTAATCATCACCGCGCTTTGGACGATACGCTTGCGGCGGCTGCCATTTTGAGGTCTGCGTTGGAGAAAGTTGGCGAGGCGGGCGTGATGAAGAACGTCGTGAATATCTCCGTTGCCAAGAAGCAGGCTTTTAGTAAGTAG
- a CDS encoding glutamate--tRNA ligase family protein has product MSGKIRFAPSPTGYLHEGHLLSALYVWAAAKKWNLKIHLRIEDHDQSRARPAYIAGIREDLAWLGFKYDSESIQSARGQVYEAALQKLKEKSLVYPCYCSRKQLLAENPQSETGEIIYQGKCLHETRVIPLPHNLRFIVPNKFIDWHDLRLGDFHENPKLQCGDFPIRDRDNQWTYQFAVCVDDIDEQITHIVRGEDIRNSTARQIALMEALGRTERPIYLHHPLIVDANNKKLSKRELAHSLRQDKEAGITPEMLFGRVCYKAHLTENDTPIALVDAISIIMETL; this is encoded by the coding sequence ATGTCCGGAAAAATTCGATTTGCACCAAGCCCCACAGGATACCTTCACGAAGGCCATTTGCTTTCGGCACTTTATGTGTGGGCAGCGGCAAAAAAATGGAACTTAAAGATCCACTTGCGAATCGAAGACCATGACCAAAGCCGCGCACGACCCGCCTATATTGCTGGCATCCGAGAAGATTTGGCTTGGCTTGGGTTTAAATACGATTCCGAGAGCATACAAAGTGCACGCGGACAAGTCTACGAAGCGGCCCTCCAAAAGTTAAAAGAAAAATCGTTAGTTTACCCGTGCTATTGCAGTCGCAAGCAGCTCCTCGCCGAAAACCCGCAAAGCGAAACCGGTGAAATCATTTACCAAGGGAAGTGTTTGCACGAAACGCGCGTCATCCCGCTCCCTCACAACCTCCGCTTTATTGTCCCGAATAAGTTTATTGACTGGCACGACCTGCGTCTAGGGGACTTTCACGAAAACCCGAAACTCCAATGCGGAGACTTCCCCATCCGCGACCGCGACAACCAATGGACATACCAGTTCGCCGTCTGCGTAGACGACATCGACGAGCAAATCACGCACATCGTCCGTGGCGAAGACATTCGCAATTCCACCGCCCGCCAGATTGCGCTCATGGAAGCTCTAGGACGCACAGAGCGTCCCATCTACCTGCACCACCCGCTCATCGTAGACGCGAACAACAAGAAGCTTTCCAAGCGCGAACTCGCCCACAGCCTACGCCAAGATAAAGAAGCGGGAATCACGCCCGAGATGCTTTTCGGACGCGTCTGTTACAAGGCTCACCTGACTGAAAACGACACACCCATAGCCCTCGTTGACGCGATATCCATAATTATGGAAACTCTCTAG
- a CDS encoding SPOR domain-containing protein: protein MRKILIALSLCAMAWAGSPTDLDSLFRGNEYKPTLNASLRDTTSNSAVPAKVTGKNDKADGYYMLQFEAVGDFDAAQRRKAQLSASTGYTIQVVFDPPFYKLRGGGWTKRKVAEDKARELSAYNINAFVVKLR, encoded by the coding sequence ATGCGAAAGATTTTAATTGCCCTTTCTTTATGCGCGATGGCTTGGGCCGGATCGCCAACTGATTTGGATTCCCTTTTCCGCGGTAACGAGTATAAGCCGACGCTTAATGCATCGCTCCGCGATACGACAAGCAATTCTGCTGTGCCTGCCAAGGTGACTGGCAAGAACGACAAGGCTGATGGTTACTACATGCTCCAGTTCGAAGCTGTCGGTGATTTTGATGCCGCTCAGAGACGCAAAGCCCAGCTTTCTGCAAGCACGGGTTACACCATTCAGGTGGTGTTCGATCCTCCGTTCTACAAGCTCCGTGGCGGTGGATGGACAAAGCGCAAGGTTGCCGAAGATAAGGCTCGCGAACTTTCCGCTTATAACATCAACGCATTTGTCGTCAAGCTTCGTTAA